The following proteins come from a genomic window of Enterobacter chengduensis:
- a CDS encoding YejL family protein, with product MPQHSRYSDEHVEQLLSELVNVLEKHKTPTDLSLMVLGNMVTNLINTSVAPAQRQAIAKSFAQALQSSVSNDPAH from the coding sequence ATGCCACAACATTCCCGCTACAGTGATGAACACGTTGAACAACTGCTCAGTGAGCTGGTCAACGTACTGGAAAAACATAAAACGCCGACCGATCTCTCCCTTATGGTTTTGGGAAATATGGTCACCAACCTGATTAACACCAGCGTTGCTCCGGCTCAGCGTCAGGCGATCGCAAAATCTTTCGCCCAGGCTTTACAATCGTCCGTCAGCAACGACCCGGCCCATTAA
- a CDS encoding DEAD/DEAH box helicase — protein MTFTLRPYQQEAVDATLAWFRKHREPAAIVLPTGAGKSLVIAELARLARGRVLVLAHVKELVEQNHAKYRALGLEADIFAAGLKRKESHGKVVFGSVQSVARNLDRFRSEFSLLIVDECHRISDDDDSQYQQILTHLKAVNPHLRLLGLTATPFRLGKGWIYRYHYHGMVRGDAKALFSDCIYELPLRYMIKHGYLTPPERLDMPVVQYDFSRLQAQSNGLFSEADLNQELKKQKRITPHIISQIEEFAATRKGVMIFAATVEHAREITGLLPSGDAALITGETPGPERDSLINAFKAQRFRYLVNVSVLTTGFDAPHVDLIAILRPTESVSLYQQIVGRGLRLAPGKTDCLILDYAGNPHDLYTPEVGAPKGKSDNVPVQVFCPACGFANTFWGKTTADGTLIEHFGRRCQGWFEDDDGHREQCDFRFRFKNCPQCNAENDIAARRCRECDTVLVDPDDMLKAALKLKDALVLRCSGMALQPGADEKGEWLKITYYDEDGADVSERFRVQTPAQRMAFEQLFIRPHTRTPGVPLRWITVADIVHQQVLLRHPDFVVARKKGQFWQVREKIFDYEGRFRRANELHG, from the coding sequence ATGACTTTTACACTTCGTCCCTACCAGCAGGAAGCCGTTGACGCCACCCTCGCCTGGTTCCGTAAGCATCGCGAGCCGGCGGCGATTGTGCTCCCGACCGGCGCAGGCAAAAGCCTGGTCATCGCCGAACTGGCGCGCCTGGCCCGCGGCCGCGTGCTGGTGCTGGCGCACGTCAAAGAGCTTGTCGAGCAAAACCATGCCAAGTACCGTGCGCTTGGGCTGGAAGCCGATATTTTCGCCGCCGGGCTGAAGCGCAAAGAGAGCCACGGCAAAGTGGTCTTTGGCAGCGTGCAGTCGGTGGCCCGCAATCTGGATCGGTTTCGCAGCGAATTTTCGCTGCTGATTGTCGACGAATGCCACCGCATCAGCGATGACGACGACAGCCAGTATCAGCAAATCCTGACCCACCTTAAAGCGGTGAACCCTCACCTGCGCCTGCTCGGCCTGACGGCGACCCCGTTTCGCCTGGGGAAAGGCTGGATCTATCGCTACCATTATCACGGCATGGTGCGTGGCGATGCAAAAGCGCTGTTCAGCGACTGCATCTACGAACTTCCGCTGCGCTACATGATTAAACATGGCTACCTGACGCCGCCCGAGCGGCTGGATATGCCGGTGGTACAGTACGATTTCAGCCGCCTGCAGGCGCAGAGCAACGGGTTATTCAGCGAAGCGGATCTTAACCAGGAGCTGAAAAAGCAAAAGCGCATTACGCCGCATATCATCAGCCAGATAGAGGAGTTCGCCGCGACGCGCAAAGGGGTGATGATCTTTGCCGCCACCGTTGAGCACGCGCGCGAAATCACCGGCTTGCTGCCCTCCGGCGACGCGGCGTTAATCACCGGCGAGACGCCCGGGCCGGAGCGCGACAGCCTGATTAACGCCTTTAAGGCCCAGCGGTTCCGCTATCTGGTCAACGTCTCGGTATTGACCACCGGCTTTGACGCCCCGCACGTCGATCTGATCGCCATTTTGCGCCCGACCGAATCGGTCAGCCTGTATCAGCAAATTGTTGGCCGCGGCCTGCGCCTGGCTCCGGGAAAAACCGACTGCCTGATTCTGGATTATGCCGGTAACCCGCACGATCTCTATACGCCAGAGGTCGGCGCGCCAAAAGGGAAAAGCGACAACGTGCCCGTGCAGGTCTTTTGCCCTGCCTGCGGGTTCGCCAACACCTTCTGGGGCAAAACCACCGCCGACGGGACGCTGATCGAGCACTTTGGCCGCCGCTGTCAGGGCTGGTTTGAAGATGATGACGGGCATCGCGAGCAGTGCGATTTCCGCTTCCGCTTCAAAAACTGCCCGCAGTGCAACGCCGAAAACGATATCGCCGCCCGCCGCTGCCGCGAGTGCGACACGGTGCTGGTTGATCCGGACGACATGCTGAAAGCGGCATTAAAGCTGAAAGACGCGCTGGTGCTGCGCTGTTCCGGCATGGCCTTACAGCCCGGTGCCGATGAAAAAGGCGAATGGTTGAAAATCACCTATTACGATGAAGACGGGGCGGACGTCAGCGAGCGCTTCCGGGTGCAGACGCCCGCCCAGCGAATGGCCTTCGAACAGCTGTTTATCCGCCCGCACACCCGCACGCCGGGCGTGCCCCTGCGCTGGATCACCGTGGCCGATATCGTGCATCAGCAGGTGCTGCTACGCCACCCCGATTTCGTGGTCGCCCGCAAGAAAGGTCAGTTCTGGCAGGTACGTGAAAAGATCTTTGACTACGAAGGGCGCTTCCGTCGCGCCAACGAATTGCACGGGTAG
- the yejF gene encoding microcin C ABC transporter ATP-binding protein YejF — MTQPLLSIDNLSIAFSKHSETRTVVTDLSLQIQPGETLALVGESGSGKSVSALSILRLLPSPPVSYPQGDILFHGRSLLHADEPTLRGIRGNKIAMIFQEPMVSLNPLHSLEKQLYEVLSLHRGMRKEAARGEILDCLERTGIRNAAKRLNDFPHQLSGGERQRVMIAMALLTRPELLIADEPTTALDVTVQAQILTLLRELRDELNMSLLFITHNLSIVRKLADSIAVMQNGRCVEQNSASTLLSAPQHPYTQRLLDSEPSGDPVPLAADSAPLLRVEDLSVSFPIRKGILRRVVDRNPVLKNIRFSLRPGESLGLVGESGSGKSTTGLALLRLIASEGEILFDDMPLHRWNRRQMLPVRPRMQVVFQDPNSSLNPRLSVLQIVEEGLRVHQPGLSAPQREQEVMRVMAEVGLDPETRHRYPAEFSGGQRQRIAIARALILKPELIILDEPTSSLDRTVQAQILALLKGLQEKHRLAYIFISHDLQVVRALCHQVIVLRQGEVVEQGECQRVFSAPTQRYTRQLLSAD, encoded by the coding sequence ATGACCCAGCCCCTTCTCAGTATTGATAACCTGTCGATTGCTTTTTCAAAGCACAGCGAGACGCGCACCGTGGTCACCGACCTGTCGCTGCAGATCCAGCCCGGTGAAACGCTGGCCCTTGTGGGTGAGTCGGGTTCAGGCAAGAGCGTTTCGGCGCTCTCCATCCTGCGGCTGCTGCCTTCACCGCCGGTGAGCTATCCGCAGGGGGATATTCTGTTTCACGGCCGTTCGCTGCTGCACGCCGACGAACCTACCCTGCGCGGCATTCGCGGCAACAAAATCGCGATGATCTTTCAGGAGCCGATGGTGTCGCTTAACCCGCTGCACAGCCTGGAAAAACAGCTCTATGAAGTGCTCTCCCTGCACCGAGGGATGCGCAAAGAGGCCGCGCGGGGCGAAATACTGGATTGCCTGGAACGAACGGGCATCCGCAACGCGGCCAAACGGCTGAATGATTTTCCGCATCAGCTCTCCGGCGGCGAACGCCAGCGCGTAATGATCGCCATGGCCCTGCTCACGCGGCCCGAACTGTTGATTGCCGACGAGCCCACAACGGCGCTGGACGTGACGGTACAGGCGCAAATACTGACGCTGCTGCGGGAGCTGCGCGACGAGCTGAACATGAGCCTGCTGTTTATCACGCACAACCTGAGCATTGTGAGAAAGCTGGCCGACAGCATCGCGGTGATGCAAAACGGACGCTGTGTGGAACAGAACAGCGCCTCCACGCTGCTGAGCGCGCCGCAGCACCCCTATACGCAGCGGCTGCTCGACAGCGAACCCTCCGGCGACCCGGTTCCTCTCGCGGCCGACAGCGCGCCGCTGCTGCGCGTTGAGGATCTCTCCGTGTCGTTCCCGATCCGCAAAGGTATTCTGCGGCGCGTTGTCGATCGCAACCCGGTGCTGAAAAACATCCGCTTCTCGCTGCGCCCGGGGGAATCCCTGGGGCTGGTGGGCGAATCCGGTTCGGGCAAAAGCACCACCGGGCTGGCGCTGCTGCGCCTGATTGCCTCCGAGGGCGAGATCCTCTTTGACGACATGCCGCTGCACCGCTGGAACCGCCGCCAGATGCTGCCCGTGCGGCCCCGCATGCAGGTGGTGTTTCAGGATCCTAACTCCTCGCTTAACCCGCGGCTTAGCGTGTTACAGATTGTCGAAGAGGGCCTGCGCGTGCACCAGCCCGGCCTGAGCGCGCCGCAGCGCGAGCAGGAGGTCATGCGGGTCATGGCCGAAGTGGGCCTGGATCCCGAGACCCGCCACCGTTATCCCGCTGAATTCTCCGGCGGGCAGCGCCAGCGTATTGCCATCGCCCGCGCGCTGATCCTGAAACCGGAGCTGATTATTCTGGATGAACCGACGTCATCGCTGGACAGGACCGTTCAGGCGCAGATCCTGGCGCTGCTGAAAGGGCTTCAGGAAAAGCACCGGCTGGCCTATATCTTTATCAGCCATGATTTGCAGGTGGTGCGGGCGCTATGCCATCAGGTGATTGTGTTGCGTCAGGGAGAGGTGGTCGAGCAGGGTGAGTGCCAGCGCGTGTTCAGCGCGCCAACGCAGCGCTACACGCGCCAGCTGTTGTCGGCAGACTAG
- a CDS encoding Bcr/CflA family multidrug efflux MFS transporter, with protein sequence MTTRPHSSFKIVFILGLLAMLMPLSIDMYLPALPVISAQFGVPAGSAQMTLSTYILGFALGQLFYGPMADSLGRKPVILGGTLVFAAAAVACALAQSIDQLIVMRFFHGLAAAAASVVINALMRDIYPKEEFSRMMSFVMLVTTIAPLVAPMAGGAVLAWFSWHVIFWILALAALLASAMIFFFIDETLPVERRQKFHIRTTMGNFASLFRHKRVLSYMLASGFSFAGMFSFLSAGPFVYIELNHVSPQHFGYYFALNIVFLFIMTIINSRFVRRVGALNMFRAGLWIQFVMAIWLVASAFLGVGFWALVVGVAAFVGCVSMVSSNAMAVILDEFPHMAGTASSLAGTFRFGIGAVVGALLSMATFTTAWPMLWAMAFCATSSILFYLYASRPRKAAH encoded by the coding sequence GTGACCACCAGGCCACACTCGTCGTTCAAAATCGTCTTCATTCTTGGCCTGCTGGCCATGCTGATGCCGCTGTCTATCGATATGTATCTGCCCGCGCTGCCGGTGATTTCCGCGCAGTTTGGCGTTCCGGCGGGCAGCGCGCAGATGACGCTCAGCACCTATATTCTCGGCTTTGCCCTCGGCCAGCTGTTTTATGGCCCGATGGCCGACAGCCTTGGACGCAAGCCCGTCATTCTGGGCGGGACGCTGGTCTTTGCGGCCGCGGCGGTTGCCTGCGCGCTGGCGCAGAGTATCGACCAGCTCATCGTCATGCGCTTCTTCCACGGCCTGGCGGCGGCAGCGGCCAGCGTGGTAATCAACGCCCTGATGCGCGACATCTACCCGAAGGAAGAGTTCTCCCGCATGATGTCGTTTGTCATGCTGGTCACGACGATTGCGCCGCTGGTGGCGCCGATGGCCGGTGGCGCGGTGCTTGCGTGGTTTAGCTGGCATGTCATTTTCTGGATCCTGGCCCTGGCCGCGCTGCTGGCCTCGGCGATGATTTTCTTCTTTATTGACGAAACGCTTCCCGTCGAGCGCCGCCAGAAGTTTCACATTCGCACCACAATGGGCAACTTTGCCTCGCTGTTTCGCCACAAGCGCGTGCTGAGCTATATGCTGGCGAGCGGGTTCAGCTTCGCCGGGATGTTTTCCTTCCTGAGCGCCGGGCCGTTTGTCTACATCGAGCTGAACCACGTTTCGCCGCAGCACTTCGGCTATTACTTTGCGCTGAACATCGTCTTCCTGTTCATCATGACCATCATCAACAGCCGCTTTGTCCGGCGGGTGGGGGCGCTGAACATGTTCCGCGCCGGGCTGTGGATCCAGTTTGTGATGGCTATCTGGCTGGTGGCGAGCGCGTTTCTCGGCGTGGGCTTCTGGGCGCTGGTGGTCGGCGTGGCGGCCTTTGTCGGCTGCGTGTCGATGGTCTCATCCAATGCGATGGCGGTGATCCTGGATGAGTTTCCGCACATGGCGGGAACCGCATCCTCACTGGCCGGGACGTTCCGCTTCGGCATCGGTGCTGTCGTTGGCGCGTTGCTTTCGATGGCCACCTTTACGACGGCATGGCCCATGCTGTGGGCGATGGCGTTTTGCGCAACCAGCTCGATACTCTTCTATCTTTACGCCAGTCGACCGCGAAAAGCGGCGCACTAA
- a CDS encoding YejG family protein — protein sequence MNTLQLSIVHRLPQSYRWSAGFAGSKVEPIPQNVAGCDNCLVALKLLSPSDENAWRVMERLSQALTDIEVDSSVLECEGEPCLFVKSQDEFAATCRLKNFGVAIAEPFSGQYPF from the coding sequence GTGAATACATTACAACTCTCCATTGTCCATCGCTTGCCCCAGAGCTATCGCTGGTCGGCGGGTTTTGCAGGTTCGAAAGTTGAACCGATTCCGCAAAACGTCGCGGGCTGTGACAACTGCCTCGTGGCGCTCAAGCTGTTGAGCCCGAGCGACGAAAATGCATGGCGGGTGATGGAGCGTCTCAGCCAGGCCCTGACGGATATCGAAGTGGACAGCTCCGTGCTGGAGTGTGAAGGCGAGCCGTGCCTGTTTGTGAAAAGCCAGGACGAATTTGCCGCCACCTGCCGTCTGAAGAATTTTGGCGTTGCCATTGCCGAGCCTTTTTCCGGCCAGTACCCGTTCTGA
- the yejK gene encoding nucleoid-associated protein YejK: MSLEINQIALHQLIKRDEQTLEVVLRDSLLEPTATVVEMMAELHRVYSAKNKAYGLFSEESELADSLRLQRQGEEDFLAFSRAATGRLRDELAKYPFADGGIVLFCHYRYLAVEYLLVSVLNNLSSMRVNEQLDISSTHYLDINHADIVARIDLTEWETNPESTRYLTFLKGRVGRKVADFFMDFLGASEGLNAKAQNKGLLQAVDDFTAEAQLDKSERQTVRQQVYSYCNEQLQAGEEIELESLSKELAGVSEVSFQEFTAEKGYELEESFPADRSTLRQLTKFAGSGGGLTINFDAMLLGERIFWDPATDTLTIKGTPPNLRDQLQRRTSGGK, encoded by the coding sequence ATGAGTCTGGAAATCAACCAGATTGCCTTGCACCAGCTTATCAAGCGTGATGAGCAAACCCTTGAAGTGGTGCTGCGCGATTCGTTACTGGAACCCACGGCGACCGTGGTGGAGATGATGGCAGAGCTGCATCGCGTCTACAGCGCCAAAAATAAAGCCTATGGCCTGTTCAGCGAAGAGAGTGAACTGGCCGATAGCCTGCGCCTGCAGCGTCAGGGCGAGGAGGATTTCCTGGCGTTTAGCCGCGCCGCAACCGGGCGTCTGCGCGACGAGCTGGCGAAATATCCCTTCGCCGACGGCGGGATCGTGCTGTTCTGCCACTACCGTTATCTGGCGGTTGAGTATCTGCTGGTTTCCGTGCTGAACAACTTAAGCAGCATGCGCGTGAACGAGCAGCTGGACATCAGCTCAACGCATTATCTGGATATCAACCATGCGGATATCGTGGCGCGTATTGATTTGACCGAATGGGAAACCAACCCGGAGTCGACCCGCTACCTGACATTCCTGAAGGGGCGCGTGGGCCGCAAAGTGGCGGATTTCTTTATGGACTTCCTCGGTGCCAGCGAAGGTCTCAACGCCAAAGCGCAGAACAAAGGGCTGCTCCAGGCGGTAGACGACTTCACGGCGGAAGCGCAGCTCGATAAATCTGAGCGCCAGACGGTTCGCCAGCAGGTTTACAGCTACTGCAACGAACAGCTGCAGGCAGGGGAAGAGATTGAGCTGGAGTCGCTGTCAAAAGAGCTGGCGGGCGTCAGCGAAGTCAGCTTCCAGGAATTCACCGCAGAGAAAGGCTATGAGCTCGAAGAGAGCTTCCCGGCGGATCGCAGCACGCTGCGTCAGCTAACCAAGTTTGCCGGCAGCGGCGGCGGATTAACCATCAACTTTGACGCGATGCTGCTGGGGGAACGTATCTTCTGGGATCCGGCCACCGACACGCTGACCATCAAAGGCACGCCGCCGAACCTGCGCGATCAGCTTCAGCGCCGCACGTCGGGCGGTAAATAG
- a CDS encoding ABC transporter permease, producing MPRLSPVNQARWARFRHNRRGYWSLWIFAVLFALSMCSELIANDKPLLVHFNDRWYVPVIANYSESDFGGPFATPAEYQDPWLRQQIEQHGWALWAPVRFGANSINFATTTPFPSPPSAQNWLGTDANGGDVLARILYGTRISLLFGLMLTIFSSVMGVVAGAVQGYYGGKIDLWGQRVIEVWSGMPTLFLIILLSSVVQPNFWWLLGITVLFGWMALVGVVRAEFLRTRNFDYIRAAQALGVSDRGIIFRHMLPNAVVATLTFLPFILCSSITTLTSLDFLGFGLPLGSPSLGELLLQGKNNLQAPWLGIAAFLSVAVLLSLLIFIGEAVRDAFDPNKAV from the coding sequence ATGCCGCGTTTAAGCCCCGTCAACCAGGCCCGCTGGGCCCGCTTTCGCCACAACCGCCGCGGCTACTGGTCGCTGTGGATTTTTGCCGTCCTGTTTGCCTTGAGCATGTGTTCGGAGCTGATCGCCAACGACAAGCCGCTGCTGGTGCATTTTAACGACCGCTGGTACGTGCCGGTTATTGCCAACTACAGCGAAAGCGACTTTGGCGGCCCGTTTGCGACGCCGGCAGAGTATCAGGATCCGTGGCTGCGCCAGCAGATTGAGCAGCACGGCTGGGCGCTCTGGGCGCCGGTACGCTTCGGCGCAAACAGCATAAACTTTGCCACTACGACCCCCTTCCCTTCCCCGCCCTCCGCGCAAAACTGGCTGGGGACGGATGCCAACGGCGGAGACGTGCTGGCGCGCATCCTGTACGGCACGCGCATTTCGCTGCTCTTTGGGCTGATGCTGACGATCTTCTCAAGCGTAATGGGCGTGGTGGCGGGCGCGGTTCAGGGCTACTACGGCGGGAAAATTGACCTGTGGGGCCAGCGGGTTATTGAAGTCTGGTCAGGCATGCCGACGCTGTTTCTGATCATCCTGCTTTCCAGCGTGGTACAGCCCAACTTCTGGTGGCTGTTAGGCATCACCGTGCTGTTCGGCTGGATGGCGCTGGTGGGCGTTGTCCGGGCCGAGTTTCTGCGCACCCGCAATTTCGACTATATCCGCGCCGCGCAGGCGCTTGGGGTGAGCGACCGGGGGATCATCTTCCGCCATATGCTGCCTAACGCCGTGGTGGCCACGCTCACCTTCCTGCCGTTTATTCTGTGCAGCTCCATCACCACCCTCACCTCGCTGGACTTTCTGGGCTTCGGCCTGCCGCTGGGCTCTCCGTCGCTCGGCGAACTGCTGCTGCAGGGCAAGAACAACCTGCAGGCGCCGTGGTTAGGCATCGCCGCCTTTCTTTCCGTTGCCGTCCTGCTGTCGCTGCTGATTTTTATCGGCGAAGCCGTGCGCGATGCCTTCGATCCGAACAAGGCGGTATAA
- the rsuA gene encoding 16S rRNA pseudouridine(516) synthase RsuA, producing MRLDKFIAQQLGVSRAIAGREIRASRVTVDGDIVRDSAFKLQPDHQVEYDGNPLTQQHGPRYFMLNKPEGYVCSTDDPDHPTVLYFLDEPVAHKLHAAGRLDIDTTGLVLMTDDGQWSHRITSPRHHCEKTYLVMLESPVADDTAEHFAKGVQLHNEKSLTKPAVLEVITPTEVRLTISEGRYHQVKRMFAAVGNRVVGLHRERIGAIELDTDLAPGEYRPLTEEEIASVGLPSH from the coding sequence ATGCGACTTGATAAGTTTATCGCTCAGCAACTCGGCGTAAGCCGCGCTATTGCCGGGCGCGAAATTCGCGCCAGCCGCGTTACCGTGGATGGCGACATTGTGAGAGACAGCGCGTTCAAACTGCAACCTGACCATCAGGTGGAGTATGACGGCAATCCGCTGACCCAGCAGCACGGTCCGCGCTACTTCATGCTCAACAAGCCGGAAGGCTACGTCTGCTCAACGGACGATCCCGATCACCCGACGGTGCTCTATTTCCTCGACGAGCCGGTGGCGCACAAGCTGCACGCCGCGGGCCGCCTCGACATCGACACCACCGGGCTGGTGCTGATGACCGACGACGGGCAGTGGTCGCACCGTATTACTTCTCCGCGTCACCACTGCGAGAAAACCTATCTGGTTATGCTGGAGTCGCCGGTTGCGGATGACACGGCAGAGCACTTCGCGAAAGGCGTTCAGCTGCATAATGAAAAAAGCCTGACCAAACCGGCGGTACTTGAGGTAATCACGCCGACCGAGGTCCGCCTGACCATCAGCGAAGGGCGCTACCATCAGGTGAAACGCATGTTTGCCGCGGTGGGGAACCGCGTTGTTGGCCTGCACCGCGAGCGGATTGGTGCGATTGAACTCGATACCGACCTGGCGCCAGGCGAATATCGCCCGTTAACGGAAGAAGAGATCGCCAGCGTCGGTCTGCCTTCGCACTAA
- a CDS encoding microcin C ABC transporter permease YejB, with protein MGAYLIRRLLLIIPTLWAIITINFFIVQIAPGGPVDQSIAAIEFGNSGGMPGGGGEGMGASHARTGVGNISESHYRGGRGLDPEVIAEITHRYGFDKPIHERYFKMLWDYIRFDFGDSLFRSASVLTLIKQSLPVSITLGLWGTLIIYLVSIPLGIRKAVHNGSRFDIWSSTFIIIGYAIPAFLFAVLLIVFFAGGSYFDLFPLRGLVSADFSSLPWYQKITDYLWHITLPVLATVIGGFAALTMLTKNSFLDEIRKQYVVTARAKGVSEKQIMWKHVFRNAMLLVIAGFPATFIGMFFTGSLLIEVMFSLNGLGLLGYEATVSRDYPVMFGTLYIFTLIGLLLNIISDISYTLVDPRIDFEGR; from the coding sequence ATGGGTGCCTATCTTATCCGTCGTCTCCTGCTGATCATCCCCACCCTGTGGGCCATCATCACGATTAACTTTTTTATCGTGCAAATCGCCCCTGGCGGCCCGGTCGATCAGTCCATTGCCGCCATTGAATTTGGCAACAGCGGCGGCATGCCGGGCGGCGGGGGCGAAGGCATGGGCGCGAGCCATGCGCGAACCGGCGTTGGCAATATCAGCGAAAGCCATTACCGCGGCGGACGCGGGCTGGATCCGGAAGTGATCGCCGAGATCACCCACCGCTACGGCTTTGACAAACCGATTCACGAGCGCTATTTCAAAATGCTCTGGGATTACATCCGCTTTGATTTTGGCGACAGCCTGTTTCGCAGCGCGTCAGTGTTAACGTTGATTAAGCAAAGCCTGCCGGTTTCGATCACGCTGGGGCTGTGGGGAACGCTGATTATCTATCTGGTCTCTATCCCGCTCGGGATCCGCAAAGCGGTGCATAACGGCAGCCGCTTCGATATCTGGAGCAGCACGTTCATCATCATCGGCTATGCCATCCCGGCGTTCCTGTTTGCCGTCCTGCTGATCGTCTTTTTTGCCGGGGGCAGCTATTTCGACCTCTTCCCGCTGCGGGGGCTGGTCTCCGCCGATTTCAGTTCCCTGCCGTGGTATCAGAAAATCACCGACTACCTCTGGCACATCACGCTGCCGGTGCTGGCCACGGTCATTGGCGGGTTTGCCGCCCTGACCATGTTGACCAAAAATTCCTTTCTCGATGAAATTCGCAAGCAGTACGTGGTGACGGCCCGCGCCAAGGGCGTGAGCGAGAAGCAGATCATGTGGAAACACGTGTTCCGCAACGCCATGCTGCTGGTGATCGCCGGATTCCCGGCCACGTTTATCGGCATGTTTTTTACCGGATCGCTGCTGATCGAGGTGATGTTCTCGCTCAACGGTCTGGGGCTGCTGGGCTATGAGGCTACCGTATCGCGTGACTATCCGGTGATGTTCGGCACGCTCTATATTTTCACCCTGATTGGCCTGCTGCTGAATATCATCAGCGATATCAGCTATACGCTGGTCGATCCCCGAATTGATTTTGAGGGCCGCTGA
- the rplY gene encoding 50S ribosomal protein L25, which yields MFTIEAEVRNVQGKGASRRLRTANKFPAIVYGGEAAPVAIELDHDKLWNLQTKAEFYSEVLTIVVGGKEEKVKVQAVQRHAFKPKLTHIDFVRA from the coding sequence ATGTTTACTATCGAAGCAGAAGTACGTAACGTGCAGGGTAAGGGTGCGAGCCGCCGCCTGCGTACCGCTAACAAGTTCCCGGCTATCGTTTACGGTGGCGAAGCTGCTCCAGTTGCAATCGAACTGGATCACGACAAACTGTGGAACCTGCAGACCAAAGCTGAATTCTACAGCGAAGTTCTGACCATCGTTGTTGGCGGTAAAGAAGAAAAAGTGAAAGTTCAGGCTGTTCAGCGTCATGCGTTCAAGCCAAAACTGACTCACATCGACTTCGTTCGCGCGTAA